Genomic segment of Odontesthes bonariensis isolate fOdoBon6 chromosome 10, fOdoBon6.hap1, whole genome shotgun sequence:
TTCTAAAGATTTGCCACAGTCTTTTCTTACATCTTTTAGCTgtatatattgttttattttttaatatatatttttttatcttctactttatattttctttcatGTTTATTGCTGTTTGCACCTGGGATAAGAGGGAAATGCTATTTCAATTCTCTGTATGCCCTGTACATATGGCAGCTTTGATAATaaagttgacttgacttgatcACAGCTTTCCTCAAATGCAGCACTGCGTATCAGTGAAACCTGCTCGGTAGGACACATGGCTTTGCATGTGGTTTGGGTTAGCAGCTTATGGTTTAACATTCTTAAAAGGCTTTATGAAATTTTTACTGATAAGAGTTTAACGCAGTGACAACATATCCATATAAGTAGAAAATTAAGTTGTAAAGCCAAGTTATGGTTGGtttaatttcattttatatGGAGCAGCTTGTGAACACAGTTTCTATAATGATACATTTtgttaaatacatttattttatgcTTCAGCCCGACAGCCCCACTGTTCAGAACGCATTACTTTGCACTTTAGAATCAATCCTGTGTTGTCTTGTTGTCACCATGCCTGCTTAAGTTTTTGTGTATTCTTGTGACTGCCACAGTATCAGCATTTACAAAGAGAAACAACTTATTCAAAGGAGGACATTTCACTATGACAAAAATAACTAACAGCAATAGATGACTGTTGAAGGAAACACTCTTCCATATTAACTTTGGCCCCGTCACACACGCATTTGATGACCAAGCACAGTTGAAAGCACAACTAGTGTAAGCTTGAAgattgttttcacacacattgtTACGCAGGGCACATGAATAATCCTATATACTGCTCTTTTGGATCCAATAACAAGCGGAAAAACTGGGTTACGCACACACTCAAACATTCTTAAAACGGACTCCCTGTTATCTTGAGATTGAAGCAGTCTGAGTGTTCAGACTATAGGATGCTGCCACACACCTGTTTGCTTGCATTATCTCTTATCAAAAAGTAAATAGAGAGATAAGTGTTTCACCTGCTAGAATGAAGAGCTAAAGTTTTTTTGTGTTATGTGTTAAACCTTTTGGAAATCAAtcagttcttcttctttttttaacttcctctccaaaatttattttccaaattCAACATTGAATTCAAATTCATGTTATAAAACAGCAAAGAAAGCTAGATGTAGCATTTACACTGTGGCATAGGATGATTAAAACAACGAAAAGGTAAGAGATGCAGGGGATAGAGAAGTCTGTGAAGAACTGTCCTCAGTTGCAGGACAGGAATGTGTGAAAGTGTGGGAATGTGGGTAAGAATGCAAGAACATTTCTTTAGAATTTGCAGTGATCAAAATCACAGCAGCCCCTTATCATTAAACACTAAACAGAAGAAGTTTGGAACTACTGATGGCCTCCCAGAAGGATTGAGCAATTAGGAACTAAGTGTCTTGAACCCTCAGCACTCCAGTAATTAAGTTTCCATGCGTGGAGTGACCAGACAGAAGCCATTCCACATAAAGAAAGCATGTGACAGTCCTACTGGGAGTTTGCCAAAAACCTCCTCAATGACTCTCAAGCCATGAAGAATAAAATCCTCCCATCTTATAAACAAATCAGGTTGAGCACACTGACCTATTTGCCAGGCCTTGATCAGGAATTAATTTCAACCATCCTTACGGTCAAGCAAGGTGGCATTACTCTGTTTGAATGCCCAGCACAGGAGTCATTTCAGTAAAACTCAATGAAAGTTGGGGAGAGACCCAGCCAGAGTCTGGATGTAAGACAGTGGAGCCGTTTAGAGAGAGAACTGAACCTGGCTGAGCACTGATGCTCCCTATCCAACCAAGCTGAAGGTAAAAATATGTGCAAAGAAATATTGGAGAAACGTGCAAAGAAAAAATGTGCCATGCTCGTATGATCAATCACGGGAAGACTTGAGACGATCATTTTTTTCCAAAGGTGCTTTGACTAAGTAGTCGGGAACTAAAaccaaaacatctgaaaaaCTGGAAAATGTCTGAAACCTTTCAGCTGGAACAACCGGTACACTGAGATTCATATGTGGAAATTGAAATCTTCTTGAGGTAAACGTTTGGCCAAAGGTGCCAATGAAGGGGTGGGTTTAGAGCTGACAGGTTTGACAGTTCCACTGGTGCCTGTAGCACGTTTCACAAGCGGAAACACCACCTGAACATGTGTCATTGATTAATCTACGCTGCCGATAAACTGCCCATAAACTTTGCTCCTGTGGTTGTGTAATGCAGTATGCTTGACTGTGCATAAAAACACCGTGAGACAGCAATCAGCCCGAAATAACACTGAATAAAACCCCAAACAACTCACTTGGGAGGAAGACACACTTCCTGCTATAAACACCCATCATGTGCTTTGTGTTCATCCACTTTTGTGGATCTTTAAGTgtgttcttcttttgtcctaACCCTATAACTTTTTCGAAATCCACCATCATAATCAGAGGAAGACAACCATATAACCATAAAATCTGCTTTGAAGTGTTCTGTAACTTCAGGTATTTCTAATGCCCATGTTGGTGAGTTAATTCAAGTTGAATAAAACTGTGATTTGGGATTAGAAGTTATATCAGTGCGGGGCAGGGCATCTATAGTAGCTGTAATCTTTGTGCTATTCTGAAACTTTGTGCTATTTTGAAACTGTCTGAAACAGTTAACAATGGAATGCAATGGTTTGTGAATGAAAATGTATAAACCCTTTTTATTGTTGACCGAGTGACTGATTCATCTAGATTTTTTGAACAGGGGACAAAAAGCAcagcaataaaagaaaagagaagacagTCTTTGACACAGCAACTTATTATGGAGATttccagtattttactgtttctATGTTGTAGATTAGAGCTAAAGACATTCACATGATTAAATTATGCAAGCCAAAACTGCCCATGTCTGCAGTCATTCGTTTTAAAACCCCAGTTCCATAAATATTgggatgtaaaatgtaaataagaaaAGAATCAACACCTCCAAacctgagaccatggtcctcggccggaaaagggtggaatgccctctccgggttgggaatgagatccttccccaagtggaggagttcaagtatctcggggtcttgttcacgagtgagggacgaatggaacaggagattgacaggcggatcggtgcggcgtctgcagtgatgcgggctctgcaccggcccgtcttggtgaaaaaggagctgagccagaaggcgaagctctcgatttaccggtcaatctatgttcctaccctcacctatggtcacgagctttgggtagtgaccgaaagaatgagatcgcgaatacaagcggccgaaatgagtttcctccgcagggtgtctgggctctcggtcatccgggagaggctcggagtagaaccgctgctcctccgcgccgagaggagtcagatgaggtggctcgggcatctggttaggatgcctcctggacgcctccctggtgaggtgttccgggcccgtcccactgggagaaGGATCGAACAGCCCAcatcaaggggtccggcactccatactcccgaaGGACCCCCCataagagtccccgagggacacagtcgaacgccttctccaagtccacaaagctcatgtagaccggttgggcgaactcccatgccccctccaggatcctgcggagggtatagagctggtctaatgttccacggccaggacgaaaaccacactgcacctcctgaatccgagattcgattatccagcggatcctcctctccagtacccccgaatagaccttaccagggaggctgaggagtgtgatccccctatagttggaacacaccctctggtccccttttttaaagaggggggcCGCCACCCCGATCTGTCAGtgcagaggcactgcccccgatgtccacgtgATGCTGCAGAggtgtgtcaaccaagacagccctacaacatccaaatgggaggccccacgtccgagctccccaactctgcttcctcatcggaaggcgtgtcggtaggattgaggaggccctcgaagtaatccccccaccgactcacgacgtccctaattgaggtcagcagagcccgccctgaccatacacggtgttgacggtgcaccgcttcccccccctgagccgccggatggtggaccagaaactcttcgaggccgtccggaaatcattctccatggcctccccgaactcctcccaagaccgagtttttgcctcagcaaccgccgaggctgcgttccgcttggcctgtcggtacccatcagctacTTCCAGAGttccactggccaaaaaggcccgataggactccttcttcagcttgacggcttccctcaccactggggtccaccagcgggttcggggattgccgccacaacaggcaccgaccaccttacggccacagctccggtcgggcgcctcaacaatggagtcacggaacatggcccattcgggctcaatgtcccccacctcccccgggacatggttgaagctctgtcGGAgatgggagttgaaactcctccttacaggggattccgccagccgttcccaacagaccctcacaatacgtttgggcctgccaggtctgaccggcttcctcccccaccagcggagccaactcaccaccaggttgaatgctccgcccctctcttcacccgagtgtccggGACATActgccgcaagtccgacgatacaaccacaaagtcgatcatcgagctgcggcctagggtgtcctgttgccaagtgcacatatggacacccttatgcctgaacatggtgttcgttatggagaGTCTGTGACGaacacagaagtccaataacagaacaccactctgattcagaatgggggggccgttcctcccaatcacccctttccaggtctcactgtcattgcccacgtgagcattgaagtcccccagcaggacgagggagtgtcccggaggagcactctccagtgcctcctccagggactccaaaaagtgtgggtactctgaactgctgttcggtgcataagcacaaacaacagtcaggacacgtccccccaccctaaggtggagggaggctaccctctcgtccaccggggtaaaccccaatgtacaggctcacagccggggggcaataagtatgcccacacctgctctacacctctcaccacgggcaactccagagtgaaagagagtcaAACCCGTCTTGAGGAGGCTGGctggagcccaagccatgcgttgaggtgagtccgactatatctagacggaaccgctcagcctcgcgcaccagctcaggctccttccccagcagagaggtgacgttccacatcccaagagccagcttcagtagccgaggatcagaccgccaaggtccccgccttcggctgccacccagctcacaaagcacccgacccccttggcccctcctcacgggtggtgagcctgtcggaaggggggaCCCACgtcatttcttcgggctgtgcccgaccgagccccatgggcacagacccggccaccaggcgctagCCGTGGGCCCCAcctctgggcctggctccagggggtaGGCCCCGATGACCCGCGTCCTGGCGAAGGAACGCTTTGTCCAACAATATTATACATCGTAGGGggtttttgtgagctgttctttgtctggtccctcatctaggatctgtttgccttgggtgaccctaccagggacTTAAAGCCCCTGgaaacatagctcccagactcattggggtgCGTAAACCCCCCCACCATGGTAAGGTGAAAGCTCATGGGGGGGCTCATTTTACAGTGTCAGCCAAATAACATTGGCTCATCTTGaatctgatggcagcaacacatctcaaaagAGTTTTGATTGGACCAGCTGAATGAACTTATTATCAAACCACATTCTACTTTCAAGATCTGTATCATGTATGGGAGGGTTAATAACTGAACAGTAGGACTAAATaggaatgtcttgttttctgcaGTTATGTTGTCTTGTTCCAAGTTATTGTAGAACATTCCTACATAGTAGGCAAAGATGAATGGCTGACCAAGTACTACTTATCTGCTGAGCTGCTCAAATCAAACCTAATGTGGCAGATTTAACTGGTGACATCAGGCCTGACTGCCAGCTAACAAATTTAGCTTTGTTTGACGCAAGCATGGCATCAAACAATGGCACGTCTGATAACAGTAACGAACCCTTTGTCGTGGCAAAAATAGAAGCTctattaaattgaaataattGATTAACTTGAGACAATGGCTTTGAAATATAACTGGAAACAAGGAGGTTATCAGGTTTCATATCAAATAACACATGGAAAACAGGTAAATATGTTGTAACTAAGTGATAATCAAACTCAAATATTTCTTCCATTTACCCACTTTGATACCAACCTGGTTTCCCAGATTTGTATATTCTAACAGTCTTGGAGGACTTGAAGGAGGTCTGAGTTGgatgttttttccttttctttcttcttgctttttttgtgtgtgtgaccccCTACTGACCAAATTTTTGAGGATCTTTAAATGCTGTTCATGAATTAAATCTttttgaaaatcattttatttgtccattttttgtGAAACAAAATTGTGGAGAAAATAATACGTTTCAAATTCCAACAGAGTGTCAAACTGTTTGAATGAGAGGAACTACAGTATATCCACCTCCAGAAACCTGAAGTGACCAACAGCTCCACTCGCACTTGCTGCTCTATTTTAAGCTTATTTTACTTGGGGGCATGCATTTGCCCCCCTCCTGCACTCCCTAACAGTAAATAGCACAGAACGCAAGAGAGATCTGCCAGCACATGAAAATAAACCAGCCTGCCATGCAGCTTAAGATATTAAATCTAAAGTAAAATCAGTTTGGAAAGTTCTAGATCTTGGCCTTGGATAGCGTTTGGACACAACTGGTATGACAACTGCTTTTCTGCTTGTGCCTTTCTGAAGTCCATGCTAAAATGCTATCTCTCAGACTGAGCTGTCTGTGCATGCCTCTGAGGTGATCTGCGTATGTTTAGCTCACACACTGACTGTGTCATGATCGACTATCGGCTCAGGGGAGGATTCAGTTTTAGATAGCGTTCAGCATGAGGGAGACCATTTGGGATCCTTGCAATCCAATTTTTGTTAATATATCAGTAATAAAACGtatcagaaacacatttttttgcGTTGCCCCAGTTGCACCATCTATTCGTTTTTGATTTCTTCAATGAAAAGTGAGAGAGGCGCCGACCCCATGAATATTTCTGGCAGCACATTGATTGTCCAGTAAACTGACATGTCTCCACAAAGTTTTGTGCGTCAGTATGTTCATGTTTTGGAACGATATCCGTCAGTGGAGATAAACTTGCAAAAACAGTTCAGTTATAACAAGCagtgcttgttaacaacagatggtgcaATCCTGAGTCATTGAGAAGGAGCATCGACTGCACCCTACATGTTGAACTGTTGTCTGTGAGTTTCTGCTGTCCGTGTTGTCAACCGAAAGAGCTCACCTGCGTTACCTAGGTAACAACCAGGCAactcagctggaaaaaaaaacattcaaaccctttaattaaatgaaaatgataaatgttgttgttttctagACACAGAACTGTTCATCAGCAATCCTGTGTGTTTCTTTGCTCCGTCCCTCTCTTTAACAACACacagtaaaacatttggaaactGAGGAACCCTCTTGAAATAGATTTAAAAGAGAAATCAGTTTCagttcaataaaaaaatgtgtCAAAGTCGTGAGCAGAATGTTTATCTGTCCACTTGATATGGGTTTTATATGATTTCTATGAGTCATACATTTATGTTTCACAGGTCAGTTTGGAGTATCTGCCTCCCAGGGGCTCTCTTAATTCTTTCTCTGATGTGTTTGGCACCACCACAAGGTGTTTCTCTCTGAGCAGACTGAAGTGGTGCAGACAACCTGaacaaaaattcatggagactGGGGGGGAGCTCTCTGCTCAGGGAGAACACGGCTCACTTCTTCTCAGGCAGCTGGAGAGAATGAGAGCAGCCAAGGAACTGACCGATGTggtgctgctggctgaagggATTCCCTTTCCTTGCCACAAGGTGGTGCTGTCCGCATTCAGCCCTTACTTCCAGGTAAAATGCCCTTCTGGGATACTAATATCATTGAGGATAATACATGATACAACCTGTGTTTTGCAGAGCATGTTACAAGCAGGCATGTAGATTGTGCGTTATATTCTGATTAATCTTGGTGTGCAGGCCATGTTTACATGTGGTTTAAGGGAGACCCGAGGGGGAGAGGTGCCTCTCAGGGACACACCGGCCCAGAGCCTGGAACTGTTACTGGACTACATGTACCGCGCTGAACTTCCCCTTTCCAACAACAATATACAGGGAGTGGCTGCTGCTGCCTTCTTGCTCCATGTAGACGGAGCTTTTAGGTGAGAAAAGAAACTCTAAAGTGGGGTGACTTATTTCTCCAACAACTAATAAACACATTAAAGAATGTTTAAGCATAATTAGAAAGtgatgatatatatatttttttccctttttacaATCTTGTCGATTATTCAAGGTTGTGTCAGAGTCACATGGAGGCTTGCATGGACCCATCAAACTGTATCGGTCTGTACCACTGGGCCAGAGATCTTGGGGCTACTGGTCTCGCTGACTGTGCCTTGAAATACCTCTGTCAACACTTTGCACAGGTTTGACATTCAGTGTCAAATATTTTCCCAACTGGGGCAATCAAATTTAGTTTCTGGCTCCAGGataaaacatgttttatacGTATTATCACTTTGCTTCTTCAGATTTATATTGCCATGCTCAAGTGTAGAGACAGGTACTTTGGAAATTACAAGTGTCTTTTAATACAACATTCCTCTCCATTAGTCTTTACTATTAACCTGTAGTAATTCCTCACTTTTCCACTTTtttaccaattttttttttttttttttttgcatttatgtCCTGCTGTCTTTAGGTTTGTGAGGAAGAAGAAGTGTTGGAGTTGGATGCCCAAAGTCTTGGGGATCTGTTGGGTTCAGATAACCTCAACATATCGCAGGAAGGGGTTGTGCTGGAACTGGTGCTGCGTTGGATTGAGAGGCGCAGGGGTGACACGCAGAGCGAAGCCCAGGCTGCGGAGTTACTCAGGCGTGTACGGCTGGAGCTTGTGGACCCTGGATTTCTCCAGAAAGCAAGAAGGAGAAACCCTGTGAGAGAACCAATTATCAAAGTCACAGTGCTTTGTCCACATTTGTCAtctaaagagagagaaaaatagaGAATTAAACATAGTTTCATGTCTGTTTGAACCTTCTAGGTGCTGCTACAGGATGCAGAGTGCTTTGGGATGACTGATGCTGCTCTGCAGACCTCAGGTCTCTGTGAGACATCAGCTCCACCTCGCCCGCCACTTCGATATGGCATGGAAACTACTGACTTGCTGCTCTGTTTGGGTGGAGTAAATACAGAGGGTGTGCCATCTCGACGTGGGGGACTTGCTGACCTCAGTTTTTGCTTTTCCCCTCGTGGCAGAAAAAATTACTACatctcctctccactgagaggCTGTGAAGGTGTGGCGCAGATCACAGCAGGGGCAGTGACCCGAGATAACAACATAGTGGTGGCCGTAGAGGCAGAAGATCAACGCAGAATGAAGAGGGTTGATATCTTCAGGTGTGTAACTGCTAATAGGTAAACAAATGCATATTTCTAAATAGCCCTGCTCTGACAATCTGTACTGCCTGTGTATGTTCCAGGTACAGTAACTCAGAGGAGAACAGCTGGGTGGAGTTGTGTTCAGCACCCTACAGGGACATGTATGCGTTAGGGCTTGTAGGGGAGTCCCTTTATTTGATTGGTGGTCAGATGAAAGTGCGTAATCACTATATGATTACTGACAGTGTGGACAGATGGTCACTGAAGAGAGGAGGTAGCTGGCTGAGCTTCGCTCCTCTACCACTTCCTTTAGCCTGCCACTCTGCTGTGAGCCTGAAGGAGCATATCTACGTTCTGGGGGGTTGGACTCCACAGGTACCCAGACCCATCAAGGAATGTAGTTTTGTTCTTGGTCATATAAATGCTGTAGAGTTATGCCCATGACCAAGGAAATGCTGCTTAattattgaataaaaaaatctgtCTTTCTACAATGGCAGCATCAATTCTCGATGCCGCTGAAATATTTTGCAGATGGACAGGGTCAGGGCAGCCATGTCTTGacatgtgctctgttttctctgtgATTTGTTCTATGTGAAAGGATTTCATTTTGTGGTCCTGATTAGCCCTGAGGAACCATTCCATTTCTAACATGTAAAAACAGTGGTATTAAAAGTGtaaaaccaatatttttttaatgcaggAAATATAATGCATTTACTTTAAATTCCCTAACAATGTGAATTTGGTATGGCAAGACTTTGGCACCATCTACtggtaacattaaaaaaaagcttttcaaaCGCTAATTTCATGAAGGACTTTATACAGAAATCCGACACACAACACAGTAAAATCTGCTGACTGACCTAAAAAAGACATGGAGAAATGTCCAGTGTGACACTGTTACATTTGGTGCTACTTCTGAGTTTTCAATTATCTATAAAGTGTCTTGactttttcttcctttcattGCCCTAAATCTCTCCTCTCATCCATTAGTATCAGCCAGATGACGAGCCTGACAAGCTGAGTAACAGAGTGTTTCATTATGACCCTGGCAAAGACAGGTGGACAGAGTGTGCCAGGATGAAATACTCCAGGTACCGCTGTGGCACAGCTGTCCTAAATGGAGAAATCTACATATTAGGTCAGACTGCAAAACTATGTTACATTTCCAAATATGCAATTTGATTGATATTAAGCTTTGCCCATGTGAGCAGAGAACCTgtgttttgtatgtgtgtgtgtgtgtgtgtgtgtgtgtgtgtgtgtgtgtgtgtatgtgtgtgtgtgtgtgtgtgtgtgtgtgtgtgtgtgtgtgtgtgtgtgtgtgtgtgtgggtgtgtgtgttttccaggTGGTATAGGGTGTGATGGAGAGGACCACGGACAATCACGTTGCTGTCTGAGCTCTGTGGAGGTCTACAATCCAGATACAGACACCTGGAGGACAGGACCGACGCTCCCCACATCCCTACTTTCCCTTCGAAGCAACGCCTCCAACACAGGAGTGGTAGAGGGAAGGCTCTACCTCTGTGGATACTACAAGGGGGCCGGTCAGTGTATTCAGCTGATATAGTGCAGTCCCTGGGTATATTTCCACCACATTGATTTGGGAAGGTGGTATGTACAAGTATGTCTGACTATGACACGCAATTGGATCATGCAACTTTGCTGACATCCAATATGTCTGGTTAGGCTTTGGAGGCAGCGCTATGGGTTAGTGAGCGTAGCTTCTAAGTTAACATAATGAACTCTATGGGAACTGAGTTGGATGATCCAATTCCAAATTCCTGTAGACTGCAGTGAGAGGCTAACCCTAAAGGTTGAAGTTCCTGCTGTTGCACAAACATAAGAATTTtgagttagagttagaaaatTCAAGTTAACTGATGAGACTGTCTCTGGAAATTAGATTTTGATCAGCCGTCACTGACATACTTTCTCTCATGGCTGCAGGCCGTCATGAGATCATCACCAAGGAGATCTTGGAATTGGACCCTGCAAACAATGTGTGGACGGTGGTGGAGAGACGAGCAGCCATGCAGGACAGCTATGATGTCTGCCTAGTTGCTAATCTAAATCCTCGAGACCTTTTCACACCCTAATGGACCCCCTTATGACAAATAAGTGTGAAAAGTGAATATATTCCCTTTGaaatctttctctttttttgccaAAAATTATCTGCCAATATCcactttccttccttctccttttGCCTTCCAAGCAGTAGTTTTGTCGGTGCTCTTTTGGTTCCAGTTAATGTGTCGGGTTTTTTGTCACCCTTTTCTTGTATTCATGTTccttaaaaataagaaaacaataaaaacgtTGGATGCAAACTGCAGATTCTGAGCTGCACCTCATCAAAGAGCAGTCTCTCCTTCTGTCCCATTGTCACAT
This window contains:
- the LOC142390301 gene encoding kelch repeat and BTB domain-containing protein 12-like, with amino-acid sequence METGGELSAQGEHGSLLLRQLERMRAAKELTDVVLLAEGIPFPCHKVVLSAFSPYFQAMFTCGLRETRGGEVPLRDTPAQSLELLLDYMYRAELPLSNNNIQGVAAAAFLLHVDGAFRLCQSHMEACMDPSNCIGLYHWARDLGATGLADCALKYLCQHFAQVCEEEEVLELDAQSLGDLLGSDNLNISQEGVVLELVLRWIERRRGDTQSEAQAAELLRRVRLELVDPGFLQKARRRNPVLLQDAECFGMTDAALQTSGLCETSAPPRPPLRYGMETTDLLLCLGGVNTEGVPSRRGGLADLSFCFSPRGRKNYYISSPLRGCEGVAQITAGAVTRDNNIVVAVEAEDQRRMKRVDIFRYSNSEENSWVELCSAPYRDMYALGLVGESLYLIGGQMKVRNHYMITDSVDRWSLKRGGSWLSFAPLPLPLACHSAVSLKEHIYVLGGWTPQYQPDDEPDKLSNRVFHYDPGKDRWTECARMKYSRYRCGTAVLNGEIYILGGIGCDGEDHGQSRCCLSSVEVYNPDTDTWRTGPTLPTSLLSLRSNASNTGVVEGRLYLCGYYKGAGRHEIITKEILELDPANNVWTVVERRAAMQDSYDVCLVANLNPRDLFTP